One window from the genome of Mangifera indica cultivar Alphonso unplaced genomic scaffold, CATAS_Mindica_2.1 Un_0066, whole genome shotgun sequence encodes:
- the LOC123207233 gene encoding disease resistance protein RPM1-like, with protein MGSALLEVDTMEKRDLIMMLREHLKDKCYMIVFEDVWKIEFWKDVEHALLGNNQNSRVVLTTRNKAVAEFVPFSMAEGFVQSNNHLQSKHFVEEYLEELIDRNLVQVLERTESGRVRFCRVHDMMYEIIHRKREECYFCLFSNERDLNHFCKTWRISIQERIDEVLESIKNSKIRSVFLFDVGKLPKSFMTTLVTTFKLIKVLDFENAPVDSLPNGVGKLFHLHYLSLKNTKVKELPKSINMLINLETLNLKWTPMLEFSIEIKNLKQLQSLIFQQINDEGPCHNLVKIPKGFGALTELQSLLKVHIHSEALKELKMLTQLRKLRVNLVYRDVWDLFAIVENMENFERLSVRLLTSGKEIVDLESVASPPQCLERLDLGMYIKKLPIWISELQNLIRLELILVGSTNDLMRDLQALPNLLVFILTVRDYDEELHFKEGWFPKLQVLCLYEFIELKRMVIEKGAMPSLTELQIGSCPLLKDIPTGIEHLRNLKTLLFDMMLKTVYCMIKDDNWEKLTNHISEIRASYNETPRRYNFFKITFLSSLSAEDFEQLLKDINYKYY; from the exons ATGGGGTCAGCTCTATTGGAGGTAGATACAATGGAAAAGAGGGATTTGATCATGATGTTGAGGGAACACTTAAAGGACAAGTGTTACATGATTGTGTTCGAGGACGTGtggaaaattgaattttggaAAGATGTAGAGCATGCCTTACTTGGGAACAACCAAAATAGTAGAGTAGTGCTAACAACACGAAATAAAGCAGTGGCTGAATTTGTACCATTCTCAATG GCTGAAGGCTTTGTCCAAAGCAACAACCACCTTCAATCTAAGCATTTTGTAGAAGAATACTTGGAGGAGCTTATTGATAGAAACTTGGTTCAAGTTTTAGAGAGAACAGAGTCTGGACGAGTTAGATTTTGTAGAGTTCATGATATGATGTATGAGATCATTCACAGAAAGAGGGAGGAATgctatttttgtcttttctcaaATGAAAGAGACTTGAATCACTTTTGTAAAACTTGGCGTATTTCAATACAAGAACGCATTGATGAAGTTCTAGAGagcataaaaaattcaaaaattcgTTCCGTTTTTCTTTTCGATGTAGGCAAATTGCCCAAGTCTTTCATGACTACACTTGTTACTACTTTCAAGCTTATAAAGGTACTTGATTTTGAAAATGCCCCTGTAGATTCTCTTCCTAATGGGGTGGGAAAACTTTTTCATTTGCactatttaagtttgaaaaatactaAAGTGAAAGAACTTCCCAAGTCCATAAACATGCTTATCAACTTGGAGACTCTGAATTTGAAATGGACACCCATGTTGGAGTTTTCAATTGAGATCAAGAATCTAAAACAATTGCAAAGTCTAATATTTCAACAGATTAACGATGAAGGACCTTGCCATAATTTAGTGAAAATACCAAAAGGCTTTGGGGCTTTAACAGAGTTACAAAGCCTACTTAAAGTGCATATACATTCTGAAGCACTTAAGGAGCTCAAGATGCTGACACAGTTGAGAAAGTTGAGGGTTAATCTTGTATATAGAGATGTATGGGATTTGTTTGCTATCGTTGAGAATATGGAAAACTTTGAACGGTTGAGTGTGAGATTGTTGACAAGTGGAAAAGAGATTGTTGATTTAGAATCGGTGGCTTCTCCTCCTCAATGTCTTGAGCGGTTGGACTTGGGTATGTATATCAAGAAGCTACCAATTTGGATTTCTGAACTTCAAAATCTAATCAGATTAGAATTGATTTTGGTTGGATCAACCAATGATTTGATGAGAGACCTTCAAGCTCTGCCTAATTTGTTGGTGTTTATTCTCACTGTGAGAGACTATGATGAAGAATTGCATTTCAAAGAAGGCTGGTTCCCAAAGCTCCAAGTGTTGTGTCTCTATGAATTCATAGAACTGAAACGGATGGTGATAGAGAAAGGTGCAATGCCTAGTCTTACAGAGCTTCAGATTGGATCATGCCCATTGTTGAAGGACATTCCAACTGGAATTGAGCATCTCAGAAACCTAAAGACacttttatttgatatgatgtTGAAGACAGTTTATTGCATGATAAAAGATGACAACTGGGAGAAGCTCACTAATCACATTTCGGAAATACGTGCCTCTTATAACGAAACACCCAggagatataattttttcaagatTACATTTTTGTCTTCTCTTTCAGCTGAAGATTTTGAGCAACTTCTTAAAGATATTAATTACAAGTATTACTAA